The genomic region CGCGATTTCCTCCGGGCGCCCCATGCGCCCGATCGGTTGATAGGCCGACAGCGTCTGCATCATCTCCTGCTCGCGGCCCGGATAGTTCTTCGCCAGGTAGCCGTCGACGAACGGCGTGTGGACGCGGCCCGGGCAGATGCAGTTGCAGCGGATGCCGCGCTTCACGTAGTCGGCGGCGATCGAGCGGGTCATCGTCAGCACCGCTCCTTTGGTCATCGAGTAGGCGAAGCGATCGACGATGCCGACCAGCGCCGCCACGGAACACATGTTGAGGATGACGCCGCCGCCCTGGCGCAGCATGACCGGCACGATCGCGTGCGCGCAGAGATAGACGCCGAAGATGTTGACGCGGTACAGCCGGTCCATGTCGTCGGGCGCCGTCGTCTCGACGGTGCCGACGTGCGCGATGCCGGCGTTGTTGACGAGGATGTCGATGCGCGCGTGGGCCGCGGCAAGCGTCGCGGCGAGCGCGTCGACCTCGGCTGGCTGCGAGACGTCGCAGCGATGCGCCGACCCGGCGCCGCCGGCCGCCGCGATCTCGTCGGCGATCTGGCGGGCGGCGGCCTCGTCGCGATCGACCACCGCCACCTGCGCGCCGCGGGCCGCGAAGACCCGCGCGATGGCCGCCCCGATGCCCGAGCCCGCGCCGGTCACCACGGCCATCTTTCCCTGGAGTTCGAACATGTCCGACTGCGATCTATCTTAGTGGATTTCCGGATCGGCGATCGGCGCGGTGCCCTGCAGGAAGTCGAAGTCGCATCCCTTGTCTGCCTGCGTGACGTGGCGCGCGTAGAGGTGGCCGTAGCCGCGCGGGTAGGCGACCTCGCGCGGCGTCCACGCCGCTCTGCGCCGCGCCATCTCCTCGTCGTCGACGCGCAGCGACAACCGTCGCGCCGGCACGTCGAGCTCGACGATGTCGCCGTCGCGGACGAACGCGAGCGGACCGCCGATGAACGACTCGGGCGCGACGTGCAGCACGCAGGCGCCGTAGCTCGTGCCGCTCATTCTGGCGTCGGAGATCCGCACCATGTCGCGCACCCCCTGCGACAGCAGCTTCTTCGGGATCGGCAGCATGCCCCATTCCGGCATGCCCGGTCCGCCGAGCGGGCCGGCGTTCTGCAGCACCAGTACCGAATCCGCCGTGACCGGCAAGTCCGGATCCTCGAGCCGCCGCTCGAGATCGTTGTAGTCGCGAAACACGACCGCCGGTCCCGCGTGTTGCAGCAGCCGCCGCTCGGCGGCGGTGTGCTTGATGACGGCGCCGTCGGGCGCGAGATTGCCGCGCAGCACGGCCACCCCTCCTTCCGGCCCGACCGGGTTGTCGCGCGTGCGGATGACGGCGTCCTGGCACACGACCGCCCCTGCGATTTCGGCGCCGAGCGTGCGCCCCGTCACCGTCAGGCAGTCGAGGTCGAGCAGGTCGCGCAGCCGGGTCAAGGCGGCGCGCAGGCCTCCGGCATAGAAGAAGTCCTCCATCAGGAATGCGCCCGACGGCCGGATGTTGCCGATGAACGGCGTGCGCCGGGAGAGCGCGTCGAAGCGATCCAGATCCAGCGTCGCGCCGGCGCGCCCCGCCATCGCGATGAGGTGAATGATCGCATTGGTCGATCCGCCGAGCGCCATGGCGGCCGTCACCGCGTTGCCGAACGCCGCGGTCGTCATGATCTCGCGCGGCGTGAGATCCTCCCATACCATCTCGACGATGCGGCGGCCGGCGGCGGAGGCCATGCGCGGATGCGACGAATCGGCGGCGGGAATCGACGAGGCGCCGGGCAGCGTCATGCCGAGAGCGTCCACCGTCGCGGCCATCGTCGAGGCGGTGCCCATCGTCATGCAGGTGCCGAACGAGCGCGCGATGCCGTCCTCGATCTCGCGCCAGGCGCATTCGTCGATGCCGCCGACGCGCTTCTCGTCCCAGTACTTCCAGGCGTCGCTGCCGGAGCCGAGCGTCTGTCCGCGCCAGGTGCCGCGCAGCATCGGTCCGGCCGGGACGAAGATCGCCGGCAGATTCGCGCTGGTCGCGCCCATCATCAGCGCCGGCACCGTCTTGTCGCAGCCGCCGAGCAGCACGACCCCGTCGGCGGGGTAGGCGCGGAGCGCTTCCTCGGCGTCCATCGCCAGGAGATTGCGATAGAGCATCGTGCTCGGCTTCATGAATGTCTCGCCGAGCGTGAGGACGGGGATTTCCATCGGGAAGCCGCCGGCCTGCCAGATGCCGCGCTTGACGTCCTCGGCGCGTAGCTTGAAGTGCGCGTGGCAGGGATTGGCGTCGCTCCAGGTGTTGAGGATGGCGATCACCGGCTTGCCGGCGATGTCGTCGGCGGTGAAGCCGGCCTGCTTGATGCGCGAGCGATGACCGAAGGATCGGAAGTCGTCGCGGCCGAACCAGCGGTGGCTGCGGAGATCCGCAGGGGACGTCTTCGGGGTCATGCGTCTCTCAGCGTTCGCGCGGCCGGCGTGACTTGCGCGATCTGCGCATCCTTCAGCGCCGACACATAGGGTGGGATCGGGCCGGTCCCGGCGATCCCCGCGGCCTCGGTGGCGTGATGCAGCACGCGCGCCGGGCCCCAGGCGTCGCGCAGATCCTCGAGCGGTATGAAGTGCGCGCGCAGCGTTTCGGCCGCCGCCCAATCCCCCGCACGCGCGGCGGCGAAGAATTCCTGGCAGCGCGCCGGCGCGATGCAGCCGGATCCGGTCGTCATGCCGATGAGCCCGAAGTCGCGCAGGTGGACGACGGCCGGACGCTCTCCCATGCCGCTGACGACCTTCGACCGATCAACCCGGCGCAGCAGACCGTCGAGATACGGATCGCGCGAGGGATCGTCGAGGACGACGGCGTATTTGATCGCGACGGCGACGCCGTCGGCGACGAGCCGGCCGATCGCGTCGAGGCCGGCGTCCCGATCGCTGCCGAACACGGTGTCGGACTTCAGATACAGGATGAGCGGCATGCCGGCGGCGTCGGCGATGTCGCGGTAGCCCGCGTCGAGACCGCCCGCGTCACGCGGGTCGCCGCACGGCAGCATCATCACGGCCGGGAATCGGTGGCGGCGCAAAATCCGCGCCTGATCCATCGCGTGTCCGAACGACGGGCCGATGCTCGGGATCGGCCAGCGCGGTGCGGCGAACGAGGCCAGCCAGCCGCAGAGCATCTCGAACTCGCCGAGCGTGGCGTGATAGAGAAACGCGTTGCCGCCGTAGAGAAAGCGGGTGATGCCGCCAGCCTCGATGTAGCGCGCGATCTGCTCGGCGGCGTCGAGATCGAGCGTCCGCCTGGCGTCGGCGCGTCGAGGCAGCGGCGGAACGGAGAACACACCGTCGAGGGTCAGAGCCGTCATACGCCTGTCACATTCTCCATACGCCCGACGCCGTCAGGCCGCCTTCGATGTCGATCGCCGGCCAGTCGGGCGTCGAGGTGATGATCTCGAGGCGATCGCCGAGGACGAGCGCGGTGTCCTCGACTTTCGTCCCGGTCACGGTCGGATTCCATGCGAACGCCTGGCGCTCGGCGACGACTTCCGGCGAGTGGGGATGCGCGATCCATTCGCGGGCGCGATACCCGATCGCGCCTCCCTGATGATGCTTCAGGATTTCCTCGGCGCAGCCGGCATCGGCGTAGGCGCGCGCCAGCGTGTCGTAGAGCGCCGCGCCGGTCGCGCCCGGCCGGGTCGCGGCCAACACCCGCCCGAATACGCCCGCCGCCGTGCGTGTCCGCGTCTCGAGATCGGGCCGCGCCCCGGCGGCGACGACCCGCGAGAGCGAGACGATCAGCCCGTCGCGCTCGGCGCACAGCGCGAGCATGACCGCCTCCTTCCACGCCGTCTGCGTCGGCACCGGGTGCCGGTAGCGGCGCAGCCGTTCGTCGGCGCCGACGAGCGCCACCACGGCGCGGGCCCGGAAGCCGGCCGCCGCGTCGGCGACGGCGCGGGCGATGTCGACCTCGAGGCCGCCCGGCTCGAGGCCGCGGCAGATCCGGCCCAGCGCGACACCGGCGTCACGCCCGAGCGTGCGGTAGCGTGCGGCCTCGCCGTCGGTCAGGCGCGCCCGCGCGCGCGACAACATCGGCTCGATCGGCGTCGTGTCGGGCAGCGGCCAGTCGGCGGCCACGCTCGCGCCGCCCGGCAGCACGCGCTGCGCCAGGCGGACGGCGTGGCGGGGATCCTGGTCATCCGCCCACGGATACTCGATCGGGGCGTAGTCGAGGCCGGCCAGCACCTCCTCGAGCATGCGCGGCATCTCGATCGCGTTGGCGAGCACATGACGGCCGCCGGCCGCCGTCACCAGCAGCCGCGCCGATCCCGTCTCGCGCGTCGTGTCGATGCGGTTGTGCCGTCCGCTGGTGAGCCAGGCGATGTTGTGGTGCGCCGCGAGCAGGATGGCGCCCGCGCCCGCGTCGCGCGCCAGGCGGACGAGGCGGTCCAGCTTTTCGTC from Vicinamibacterales bacterium harbors:
- a CDS encoding dihydrodipicolinate synthase family protein translates to MTALTLDGVFSVPPLPRRADARRTLDLDAAEQIARYIEAGGITRFLYGGNAFLYHATLGEFEMLCGWLASFAAPRWPIPSIGPSFGHAMDQARILRRHRFPAVMMLPCGDPRDAGGLDAGYRDIADAAGMPLILYLKSDTVFGSDRDAGLDAIGRLVADGVAVAIKYAVVLDDPSRDPYLDGLLRRVDRSKVVSGMGERPAVVHLRDFGLIGMTTGSGCIAPARCQEFFAAARAGDWAAAETLRAHFIPLEDLRDAWGPARVLHHATEAAGIAGTGPIPPYVSALKDAQIAQVTPAARTLRDA
- a CDS encoding M24 family metallopeptidase; the encoded protein is MTDRAAEHDEKLDRLVRLARDAGAGAILLAAHHNIAWLTSGRHNRIDTTRETGSARLLVTAAGGRHVLANAIEMPRMLEEVLAGLDYAPIEYPWADDQDPRHAVRLAQRVLPGGASVAADWPLPDTTPIEPMLSRARARLTDGEAARYRTLGRDAGVALGRICRGLEPGGLEVDIARAVADAAAGFRARAVVALVGADERLRRYRHPVPTQTAWKEAVMLALCAERDGLIVSLSRVVAAGARPDLETRTRTAAGVFGRVLAATRPGATGAALYDTLARAYADAGCAEEILKHHQGGAIGYRAREWIAHPHSPEVVAERQAFAWNPTVTGTKVEDTALVLGDRLEIITSTPDWPAIDIEGGLTASGVWRM
- a CDS encoding SDR family oxidoreductase, with translation MFELQGKMAVVTGAGSGIGAAIARVFAARGAQVAVVDRDEAAARQIADEIAAAGGAGSAHRCDVSQPAEVDALAATLAAAHARIDILVNNAGIAHVGTVETTAPDDMDRLYRVNIFGVYLCAHAIVPVMLRQGGGVILNMCSVAALVGIVDRFAYSMTKGAVLTMTRSIAADYVKRGIRCNCICPGRVHTPFVDGYLAKNYPGREQEMMQTLSAYQPIGRMGRPEEIAQLALYLCSDEASFITGAAYPIDGGVTAV
- the araD gene encoding L-arabinonate dehydratase, which produces MTPKTSPADLRSHRWFGRDDFRSFGHRSRIKQAGFTADDIAGKPVIAILNTWSDANPCHAHFKLRAEDVKRGIWQAGGFPMEIPVLTLGETFMKPSTMLYRNLLAMDAEEALRAYPADGVVLLGGCDKTVPALMMGATSANLPAIFVPAGPMLRGTWRGQTLGSGSDAWKYWDEKRVGGIDECAWREIEDGIARSFGTCMTMGTASTMAATVDALGMTLPGASSIPAADSSHPRMASAAGRRIVEMVWEDLTPREIMTTAAFGNAVTAAMALGGSTNAIIHLIAMAGRAGATLDLDRFDALSRRTPFIGNIRPSGAFLMEDFFYAGGLRAALTRLRDLLDLDCLTVTGRTLGAEIAGAVVCQDAVIRTRDNPVGPEGGVAVLRGNLAPDGAVIKHTAAERRLLQHAGPAVVFRDYNDLERRLEDPDLPVTADSVLVLQNAGPLGGPGMPEWGMLPIPKKLLSQGVRDMVRISDARMSGTSYGACVLHVAPESFIGGPLAFVRDGDIVELDVPARRLSLRVDDEEMARRRAAWTPREVAYPRGYGHLYARHVTQADKGCDFDFLQGTAPIADPEIH